Part of the Deltaproteobacteria bacterium CG11_big_fil_rev_8_21_14_0_20_49_13 genome is shown below.
TTGAAAGAATCGGGTTCCCCGACATTGTCCCGGCACCAAGCCCCGGTTTTCCCACTGCCGTGGCGGGGCCGGTGAGTGTGTCGGTGTCCTTTGTTCCATCTGTCCCAAGAGAGCCGGTTGAGTGCGCACTGGAGGGAGCCATTTTTGAACTAAAGCCTTCTGCGACGTCTTTATAATGCGTTGTTTTTGCACTTTTAGCCGCTTTTATTTCCATCCCCCCCTCTAGGGGTCCGACCCTTTTTGTGGCATTTGGGGTGTTTTGGGGGTCTTTGTCGATCCCTTCGTCTCCCCCGTTTCCGACCAGCTCCACACTCAATATTCCGTCGCCAAAAGGCTCATCACCCGGTCTATTACAATAGATCGAGAAGGAGATGGCTACAATGTGGATGGCGACGGATATCAAGATCGCTATTAAAAAATTTCTATTCATTTAGCCCCTATCCCCCAACCCCTTCACCCGGCAGGTAAAACGGCCTTCCGCTCAGATCGTTTATCCCCACATAGACCTCGGTCTCGAACACATCTTTTAAATTGGCGTAGGTAACGACCTCGCCGGCCGGGCCTGCCTTAACAAGCGACCCTTTTTTAAGGAACATTATGTTCTCGCAGTAGGCAAGCGCCACATTGATATCATGCATGGCAGATATCACGGTCAGCCCTTTATCCTTATTAAGCATCTTTATTATAGAAAGTATCTCCTGCTGATGTTTGATATCCAGAAATGATGTGGGTTCGTCCATCAAAAGAACTTTTGGTTCCTGAGCGAGAGCCCTCGCTATAATGACCCGCTGGCGTTCGCCGCCCGAGAGCTCCTGGATAAGCCGGTCCTTGAACTCCCATGTGCCGGTAGATTCCATTACATCCTTGGCTATCGCCACATCGTGCGCATTCTCAAAACCGAACGCGCTCTTGTGGGGGCTCCTTCCCATGAGTACGATCTCGAACGCGGTGAAGGGGAACAGGATGTTCGAATCCTGCGGGACGACGGCGACGATCCTTGCAAGTTCTCCCTGCTCAAATTTTTGCAGAGGCCTGTCGTTAAGAGCGATCTCGCCCGTTTGGGGGCGTAAAAGCCTTGAGAGACATTTAATGAGAGTGGTCTTGCCGCTGCCGTTGGGGCCAAGGAGACCGCGCCATTCTCCCTCGCGGACACGAAATGAAAGGCCTTGCAATATCGGATTTTTTCCATATGCAAAGGTGATGTTTTCAGATGATATCATAATGTATGGGCACCTCTAAAAACCCATTGGCGTGTCATTGCGAGGGAGCATAGTGACCGAAGCAATCTCCATAAATCAAGTGTTTGCTTAGAGATTGCCGCGCCCCTTCGGGGCTCGCAATGACAGAACAAGCAGGTTTTTAGAGGCGTCCGTATGTCATTCTAAGCCCTTCGACAAAGCTCAGGGTAAACTCCGCGAAAAATCCCGTTCATTCAATTGTGTTCGGGAGATCCTTCGCCCTATGGGCTCAGGATGACATGACAGCTTGAAGCTGTCATCTCATCTGCCTCTTCAATAAATATACGAACATGGGCCCCCCGATGAGGGCCGTTATCACTCCCACCGGCAGCTGGGTCTGGAATTCTCCGCGCATAAGTATCGTTCGCGCGAACGTGTCGGACCAGACGAGAAAGATCGCCCCGGCAAATCCGCTTGCGGGGAGTACCAGCCTGTGGTCGCTGCCGAAAAGAAGTCTCACCATGTGCGGTATGAAGAGTCCGACGAACCCTATGAGCCCGCTGACGGATACAACGGCGCCTATCATCAAAGAGGCCGCAAAGAAGACATATTTTCTCGTGGCGTCGATATTAATGCCCAGACTTTCGGCGGCCTCGTCACCCAGCGATATAAGATTGAGCCGCGATGACATCAGGCACAATGCGATGAATCCAAACGCCACAGCCAGAGCTACAACAGCGATCATCTGGTAGCTCTCTATCTCCAGATTCCCTATCAGCATAAAGAGTATCTCGTGCGCCTGCTCCATTGTCACAAGGGAATGGATGAGCATTATGAAAGCGAACGCGAACGCGTTGAATATCACGCCGGTAAGAAGAAGGGTATGCGAAGAAAGCTTTCCGTGAAATTTGCAGGTCCAGTATATGAAGAGCATCGTCAGAAAAGATGACGCAAAGGCGGTCATGGCAACGGCCACAAAGGGGAGCTTGAACGCGTAGGCGATAACGGCGCCAAGTGCCGCGCCGCCCGAAACCCCCAAGATGTAGGGATCGGCAAGCGGATTTCTCAAAAGCGCCTGAAATGCGGTGCCACCGCTGCCAAGTGCAAGGCCCACAAGGGCTCCGAGCAATATCCTTGGAAGACGCGAATACAGGAGTATGGCCGTCTGCGTCTCTGTAAGGTTCGTTGAAAAGACCGATATCTTCTCAAAGCCGATATTAAGCGCGGCCAGAACGGTGAGCGCCAGCGCGGCAACCAGAAATAGATTAGTTATGAGCCACTTTTTTAGCGTTAGATGATTCATGATATTCTGTCATTGCGAGCCTCGAAGCCATGTATCATATGGTACATGGCGAAGGGGCGCGGCAATCTCACGTGTGAGTTATGGAGATTGCTTCGTCACTTCGTGACTCGCAATGACAAAGCAAGTTTTTCTATCGCATTTCCCAATCTTGGGCCCGCCCTGAAGTCGGACATGTCAAGACGCACCACTTTTTTCTTTATAATTTCGGGCAGGTCCAGGGTCTCTTCGCTCCCCATGCCGAGGTCTATTATTATATCAGGTCCCTTTGCCAGGATAAATTCTGTGTTGATAGTAGGGTAGGGGGTGTTTCCTTCTACGATGTTGGCCGCGCCTATCGCCTTTATTATTCCGCCGAAGAAGGTGTTATCTCCAGCGGCGACGAGCGGCCGGTGGCCGACGAGGATCAAAAGAGTGCGTAAGTGCGTAAGTGCGTAAGTGCGTAAGTTGCTGTCATTGCGAGCCACGGAAGGGGGCGTGGCAGTCCCCTGTGTTGATTCGGGAGATCGCTTCGCTACGCTCGCGATGACAGCTCTCATGTCTGTAACCAGGTTTTTCCCCGCTTCTTTTTTTCCGACCGCCTCCGCCATCTTTTCTATCGAATCGTACATTTCGTCTATCGTTCGGAACGAGAGCAAAAGAGTATCGATGTGAGCGTTCTTAAGGACACCGAACTCGCCTTTCAGGCTGTTTTCCTTGGAGCCGATAACGAGGTCCGGTTCCAGCGCGATCACCTTTTCGGAATTTATGCTTATGTAGTCGGCGACCTTGGGGAGTTTCTTTGCCTCCGCAGGATAGTCGCACCATGTTGTTACGCCGACAACCTTATCTCCTACCCCAAGCGCAAAGAGTATCTCGGTGATGTTAGGTTTGAGAGAGATGATGCGTTTAGGTTGCGCCACTTTTTCGCCTATTTCTGCGGCATGAGAGATGCCGATAGAATAGAAAATAACCATGGCGATATATAATATTTTATAGTTCATATTTTCGTAAAATCGTAACTCGTGACCACAGAACTGTAAGTTGTAAGCCGTAAGTTGTAAGCTTAAAACTTACAGCTAGATTTATTTCCCCATCTTACCATTAATTATCGATATGGCGTCAATATCAAATCCGGCGGGGCCTGTGCCCGGGTTATCCGGATCCGGCGTTACTTGAAACGTCCCATCGGATACAATTTTTATATAACGCGCCTGTTTTAATCCCACTGAGCTAAGATCGAACGCGTCTCCGCCGGCGCCGTCTTCAAGGCCTGCAATTAAAGGGTCTTTTTCAGCCAAAGTAGGCGTGACGCCGGCACAGTTTGATTGCAATTTATCATAGAAACTGCCGATTGACGCCTTTTCGGGATCGCAGGGGAATGTATAATAATTAACGCCGTCTTCGCTAACGCTAACCGTTGCCGGTTCAGAAAAAACGCTGACTTTTTCCGGGTCGGTTATGGCTGTTGCTACTAGCGAAGAGATTGGAATTTGCGGAGTGGCGATAAAGAAAGCGTTTTCGAATACGATAAAATCGGGACCTTCTCCATCGATTATTTTGCACTCTTTGGTGTCCAAAATAATGCTTCCACCGGGTCCCAAAGAAAGGACGCCGTTTATCGAAGCCGCCGCTCCCGCCTCTCCATAATCGCCATCCGGCGGTTCGGGAGGCCCTAAGACGACATCGGGGAGAGAAAAAAAGCCTCGTCCGCCGCCAAGAGATATTTTAACATCTATAATTGCCGAAGCATAACCTGTGCAAAGCTTGGGCAGAAAAATTTTGGGATCGATTTTTAGCTTTGGAAATACTGTCAGCTCTGTATACAGCTTGTCATTATCTTCAGATGTATCTTCCGGAACATCTGTAGCTATAGGAGGGCTTGCCGGCTCATCTATATTTTCCGTCGGAGCCGGATTTTCAGGGGTTGCCAGTTTTGTCTCGCCTTTATAGTTCGTGTTTATCGCAACAAGCGTCCCGGGATATCCCGTAGCGACAAAAATATCTGCGCCTGTGAAATCTTCTCCAGGACGTCCGGGCCTTACGGCAATTGGCCCAGCTCCCGTGTTTGTTCCGGTAGGATTTTCAGCCGAAACTTGGGAAGGATAGCCGATAACAAACGGCCACACGGTAAATTCTTTTGGAAGAGAAGTTGCTTCTTCGCCATCTATTTTTATTGGATACACGGCACTTTGTTCGAAACTTGAAACGAAAAGATAGCTATCGTCAAAATTCAAAGCTTGCGACGGAAGGTAGTCGCTGCCAAGATTGTTGCCGGTTACGGTGATAGGAGAATTGTGATCGTGAACGGCTGTAAAATTTCTAAGGTTTATTTCATAAATTTCTCCGTAAGATATGCTTCCAATAAAAGCTTTGGAGCCGTCTTTTGCCACGGCCATTTCGTCAAACGAAAGTCCTACTATTCCCATGGGAATATTGCTGATGATTGTGTTTGTGGCTGCGTCTATAATGTCGATGCTGGCTTTGGTCTTGGGAACGGCAATCGATCCGCTTAAATCGCTGATTCCGGAATTTGTGACCGCAAGCGCGCCGTTTTGGATGGGCGTTATTCCGCTTGGATTGTAGTCCGTTGTAACGATATATGTCCGGCTTTTTAAGAACGGGTCGGATTCAAACACATCAAATACCAGCACGGTTCCGGGGGCAGCTACGGCGGGAGATAATGGGTTTATATAATTTGATGTAGTGATATATAATTTTGAATCCATTGTGGCAATCCTTGAAGGATAGGAAGGAACAAGGCTTGTCACGGTTGATGAAGAATCGGATAGCGGAAGCGGATCTGAAAACGCTATTGTGTAAGAAAGCGGTAACGATTTATTTGCTATTCCGTTTGTGGGATTAAAGTCGATAACGTGCGTCGATGTCAAAAGAAACGCGCGCGATGGAGACATTATAAATAAGCTGGATGGATAGCCTGTGCCGCTTGGACTTATGAGCCCGTTAAATTTTTTTGATATGGATAACGGGTTTGTGGTTAAATCTATCGCCAAGACTCCTGTTGGATTTGAAACCGTAACCACAAATGCCGTGTCGCGCATTCCTTCAATGTCGGGAATGATTACGTCGGCGGGGAAATCGCTTCCGAATATAAACGCGTTGCGCGTGATATCCACGTTGCAGGGATTAATCTCTGTGCATTTTTGCTGGAGCTTATGTTCGTCCGCGCTTTCGTTCGGCATTTCCGAAGGTTGCCTTGTATAAAGCCCTCCTTCGCCGCATGAGAGAAGGATAAGGGATAAGCACGCGAATAATTTTTTCATAAGGTTCAACTCCATTTTGCCCCAAGCGTTATAAAAAACGACCTGCGCGGCAGGGGAAATCCGCGGGCATCGTATATTTGAGCGTTTGTTATATCTTTTGACGCGAAAGTCAGCGTAAAGGCGCCGAATCGGCCATCCTTCGGCAAAAGTTTTGCCGTGGCTCCAAGATTAATAGATACCCTTTCGGCTATGAAGACTGTATTTTGGGCGTTTACCGGTAAAGCAGACACGTATTGCATATCGCCAAAAACACTTCCTCCGAAAAAATTCTTTTTAAAGTCGCCATGCGCTTCTAAATGTAAATTTGCTTTATGTGAAGGCCTTCCGGGCAATTGAAAATTATTGCTGGCAAAATGAGCCGACAGCCATGTGTAATTTCCTTCGATAGTTATAAATTTTATCGGATTTAAGTATGCCCCTGCTTCAATGCCGTATGCGTTCACATCGTAAGTGTTAATAGGCTGAATGGTCGTTGCGCTTATTGGCACCCAGACTATCTGGTTCTTAATATCGTTTCTAAAATACGAAAATTCGAGCTCGGCTATTTTATGGCTTATGATGAAGCCGACATCGTAATTTATGGCATCTTCTTTGCTCAAATCTTTATTCCCTCTCATATATCCCTGATCTGGGAAATAAAGCTCGCTAAAATTCGGATATCTAAAAGACCTTTCGATATTTCCTTTGAAAGTAAGGAAGGACGCTGGTTTTGCGGCAACTCCTATTTTCATCCCTACGTCGTCCGAAAAATCCGAGGCCTTTTCGTATCTGATGCCTGGAATTATGGAAAAGCGGCCGTTTTCAAACAGCAGCTCGTTTTGAAAAAAAACTCCATTGTAATATCGTAATTTATGGCCGATCAACTGCGTATTTGGTATTTTTGAGCCGTCATGAAACAGGTCGACTTCAAAATCATATCTAAGCGTAAGAAGCTGGGTGAGCGCCTTGTGTGAAAAAGACGGTTCAATTAGAAGATACGGATTTATGGAATCGCCAAAACTTTCCCTATCGATAGCAGGACCGACGGCCGGGGACGGATCATTAAAATGGTCGGTGCTTAAATTGTTGGATATTCCGAGTTCTAACGAAAGGTGGTTATCGAGAATATTTGATAGCCTTGCAAAGGCGTTTGAAATATTTTTAAATATGGTCTCTTTGGCTTCCAGCGGATTTGCTGGGTAAAGAACGGTGGTTTCTTCTTCCATGCCGGGCACGTCGCGCTTGGTGAAGAAGAAATCGTTCAATATGGAAATTTGCAGATTTTGAATTTTAGTGATATCAAATTTTGTCAGCAAGTCCTCGGATATGAATCCATTATGAATGCGCGTGAACGTTTTTCCACCTCCTATATTTACGCCTGCCATGTTGG
Proteins encoded:
- a CDS encoding iron ABC transporter, whose translation is MNHLTLKKWLITNLFLVAALALTVLAALNIGFEKISVFSTNLTETQTAILLYSRLPRILLGALVGLALGSGGTAFQALLRNPLADPYILGVSGGAALGAVIAYAFKLPFVAVAMTAFASSFLTMLFIYWTCKFHGKLSSHTLLLTGVIFNAFAFAFIMLIHSLVTMEQAHEILFMLIGNLEIESYQMIAVVALAVAFGFIALCLMSSRLNLISLGDEAAESLGINIDATRKYVFFAASLMIGAVVSVSGLIGFVGLFIPHMVRLLFGSDHRLVLPASGFAGAIFLVWSDTFARTILMRGEFQTQLPVGVITALIGGPMFVYLLKRQMR
- a CDS encoding ABC transporter, producing MISSENITFAYGKNPILQGLSFRVREGEWRGLLGPNGSGKTTLIKCLSRLLRPQTGEIALNDRPLQKFEQGELARIVAVVPQDSNILFPFTAFEIVLMGRSPHKSAFGFENAHDVAIAKDVMESTGTWEFKDRLIQELSGGERQRVIIARALAQEPKVLLMDEPTSFLDIKHQQEILSIIKMLNKDKGLTVISAMHDINVALAYCENIMFLKKGSLVKAGPAGEVVTYANLKDVFETEVYVGINDLSGRPFYLPGEGVGG